A segment of the Methanocella sp. genome:
CAGGACCTTCATTCGCATCAACCCACGGGGCTGCGCGTCTCAATGCGGCCCCGGTTTATAATTTTAATTGTGGGGTATGGTTAATAAGCTTATTGAGAGCTCTGGCAACAAACGATTTATCATCGGGCCGCCATATGATAAACGGGGAGTCATGAGCGTGGGTCCGTGCGATGTGGCGAATTCTCCTGAGAGAAAACGCGTCTTTATCAGCTACGGCCACGACGAGCTCTCCTCCCTGGCGAAGAGGATCAAAAAAGACCTCGAGGCGCGGGGCCACGAGGTGTGGTTCGACGAGGACCGCATCCCCGCCGGTGCCGACTGGGAACAGAACATCGAAGGGGGCATCGACTGGGCCTCGGAAGGCGATAATGGCCGGATAATCCTGCTCATGACGCCCTATTCGGTGAGACGACCCGACGGCTATTGCCTGAATGAGGTGGCGCGGGCCGTCCAGAAGAACATAAAGATCATACCCGTCATGCTCGTCTGGTGCGAGCCGCCGCTTTCGATCTGTCGGATCCAGTGGCTGGACATGCAGGACTGCGTGCCCCTGGAGGAGCGGCAGGAGCGCTATGAAGCCAAGTTCCATATCCTTGCAGACGCCCTGGAAAAGGACCGCATCGACTTCGAGGGCTTTCAGGCACAGCTGTTCGTCGCGTTAAATCCCCTGTCGTTCGACGCCGAGATCCGCCAGAACCTGGACCGGTTCACGGGGCGGGAATGGGTCATACGGGAGATCGACCGGTGGCTGGCCACAAACGGCTCACGGGTCTTCTGGATCGCCGGCAGCCCCGGCGTCGGCAAGACCGCCATTTCCACCTGGCTCTGCGCCAACCGGCGGGAGATCGCGGCCTTTCACTTCTGCCGCTACGATAACGTCCAGAAGATCGACCCCAGGCGCTGCGTCACGTCCATCGCCTACCAGCTCAGCACTCAGCTGCCGGAATACGCGGAACGGCTAAAGCGGGTCAAGCTGGAGGGCCTGGGCGACCTCAACGCCAGGACGCTCTTCGACCAGCTTATCGTCCAGCCGCTGACCGTCATACCGAAACCCGAGAGGAGCGTTTTGATCCTGATCGACGCGCTGGATGAGGCCACGGCCGGTGGCAAGAATCAGCTGGCGGACTTCATCGCCTCGGAGTTCGAGAGGACGCCCGAATGGCTCAACCTCATCGTCACGAGTCGGCCCGATCCCGAGATCACCGGCACACTCCAGGCTTATTCCCCGTATATACTGGATATCTCGGACACCCGGAACATCGAAGACCTGCGCCGTTTTCTCACGGCGGAGCTGGCAAAGCCCGGGGGGCCGGTGCCGGAGGCCACCATCGACGCCATCCTGGAGAAAAGCGGCGGTTTATTCCTCTATGCCGAGTGGATCGTCCGCGAGCTGGCAGGCGGGCGCCTTTCGCTGGAGAAGCCGGGCGAATTCCCCCGGGGGCTGGGGGGAATATATCTTAAATTTTTTGAGCGCCAGTTCCCCGATATCGGCGAGTGGGACGTGAAGATCCGCCCTGGACTGGAAGCCTTATCCGCCCTCCAGGAGCCGTTAAGCCTGCGGACCCTGACGGCCATGTTTGGCTGGAGCATCCACGACGAGCGGAAATTCCGCATGTCCCTGGGCTCCCTCTTCCAGTTCGACCGGGGCATGATCCAGCCCTTCCACAAGTCCGTAATGGAATGGCTGACGAACGAGGATAAGAGCGACCCATATTTTATCAGCACCCTTGAAGGCCACCGCATCCTGGCAGACTACGGGTGGAAGCTCTATCGCCGGGGGCCGGAATCCTGGTCGCCGTACCTTGTCATGTACCTGGCCACCCACCTGTGCATGGCGGAAAAAATACCGGAGCTAAGGGAAGCGCTGGGGAACCTGAAGTTTATCCGGTCCATGTGGGAGAAAGACCGCTTCAATGTCCTGCGGCAGTGGACGCTCATCGAGGAACGGTCCGGCCTGCGGATGGCGGAAACCTACCGGCCGGTGATCGATTCGCCGGAGGCCGTAGACGTGGAGGACGTCTTCTTCGTGGCCAATCTCCTGATGAAGGCCTTCAACCTGGACGAGGCGCTGAAACTGTGGGTGTACCTCGTCCGGTACTACCGCGACCGTGCCGATAAAGTGGGATTACAGCGGTGCCTCGGGAACGAGGCCTGGATCCGCATCGTGAGGAGCGAATACGCTGAAGCCATGGAAATCCTGCGGGAGCAGGAGAGGATCTGCCGGGAAACCGGAAACCTGGAGGGCCTCCAGTTCTCGCTCCTATACCAGGCCAGTATATTGCACTATACGGATGACTTTGA
Coding sequences within it:
- a CDS encoding TIR domain-containing protein — protein: MSVGPCDVANSPERKRVFISYGHDELSSLAKRIKKDLEARGHEVWFDEDRIPAGADWEQNIEGGIDWASEGDNGRIILLMTPYSVRRPDGYCLNEVARAVQKNIKIIPVMLVWCEPPLSICRIQWLDMQDCVPLEERQERYEAKFHILADALEKDRIDFEGFQAQLFVALNPLSFDAEIRQNLDRFTGREWVIREIDRWLATNGSRVFWIAGSPGVGKTAISTWLCANRREIAAFHFCRYDNVQKIDPRRCVTSIAYQLSTQLPEYAERLKRVKLEGLGDLNARTLFDQLIVQPLTVIPKPERSVLILIDALDEATAGGKNQLADFIASEFERTPEWLNLIVTSRPDPEITGTLQAYSPYILDISDTRNIEDLRRFLTAELAKPGGPVPEATIDAILEKSGGLFLYAEWIVRELAGGRLSLEKPGEFPRGLGGIYLKFFERQFPDIGEWDVKIRPGLEALSALQEPLSLRTLTAMFGWSIHDERKFRMSLGSLFQFDRGMIQPFHKSVMEWLTNEDKSDPYFISTLEGHRILADYGWKLYRRGPESWSPYLVMYLATHLCMAEKIPELREALGNLKFIRSMWEKDRFNVLRQWTLIEERSGLRMAETYRPVIDSPEAVDVEDVFFVANLLMKAFNLDEALKLWVYLVRYYRDRADKVGLQRCLGNEAWIRIVRSEYAEAMEILREQERICRETGNLEGLQFSLLYQASILHYTDDFDRAMKLLKEQEKICRETGNLDGLQESLSLQGLVHRVKGEFNDTMALVKERERICRETGNIDGIQSSLVDQALILRAWGDLDGSLKLLGEAEAISRRIGNKDAIQSIIGARAIIYRWRGDLDRAMALAKEQGRISRELGNMFSLGESLAEQGVILYLMGDQDGAIKVFNEKEAMSHRLNDRFGLQNSYGVKADIYRDRGDLRRALELHLEEERICREIGHRRDQAVSQSHRAEILRLMGDLDGALALHKEAERTFRDIGYRYGLQECLGFEAMTLLEMGDPGGALALLMEQERICREMGVKLDLRKCLDNQKIVAGEKDLVPG